A genome region from Schistocerca nitens isolate TAMUIC-IGC-003100 chromosome 4, iqSchNite1.1, whole genome shotgun sequence includes the following:
- the LOC126252550 gene encoding uncharacterized protein LOC126252550: MTDEKPISLPMEPGWIPDKSPPATDTDTYREIIGSLTYLTLGTLPDLAYAVNVASIAQDSPTEAHLKLIKRILRYLKGTINDGIQFRKTNNSAIEGYSDADYPGEKLTRCSTSGVLMKFCGGPVMWKSKLQKCVAQSSMEAEFVAASEASKSLVWLDLLLKEIDIVENSSISTLRIDNQSAIKYIKGAGF; encoded by the coding sequence ATGACTGATGAAAAGCCAATATCATTACCAATGGAGCCTGGATGGATACCTGATAAGTCACCACCAGCTACTGATACCGACACTTACCGAGAAATTATAGGCAGTCTCACATATTTAACATTGGGGACACTTCCAGATCTAGCTTATGCTGTAAATGTTGCTTCAATAGCACAAGATTCGCCTACTGAAgcacacctaaaattaattaaacgaATTCTTCGATATTTGAAGGGTACAATAAATGATGGAATTCAGTTTAGGAAAACAAACAATTCTGCTATAGAAGGTTATAGCGATGCTGATTATCCAGGTGAAAAATTGACTAGATGTTCAACAAGTGGAGTTTTAATGAAGTTTTGTGGTGGACCAGTAATGTGGAAAAGtaaactacagaaatgtgtagcacAATCATCAATGGAAGCTGAATTTGTTGCTGCCAGTGAGGCAAGTAAATCTCTAGTATGGCTTGATcttttattgaaagaaattgaCATTGTTGAAAACAGTTCAATTTCTACTTTACGCATTGACAATCAAAGTGCTATTAAATATATCAAAGGCGCAGGATTCTAA